The following proteins are encoded in a genomic region of Brachyspira pilosicoli:
- a CDS encoding SLBB domain-containing protein, with protein sequence MKEKIICLSFILLVFLFGIMINTFYNNTNNKTYIKITIKGAVRHAGVYFCEYGSSFAKLIEIAGGITERGYLPEGLDYNMPITNDITINIPTKYYSIKKNTEGR encoded by the coding sequence ATGAAAGAAAAAATTATTTGTCTATCTTTTATTTTATTGGTTTTTTTATTTGGTATTATGATTAATACTTTTTATAATAATACTAATAATAAAACATATATAAAAATAACTATAAAAGGCGCTGTAAGGCATGCAGGTGTGTATTTTTGTGAATATGGTTCTTCTTTTGCTAAATTAATTGAAATAGCTGGAGGAATCACAGAAAGAGGATATTTGCCTGAAGGATTAGATTACAATATGCCGATTACAAATGATATAACTATAAATATACCAACTAAGTATTATAGCATTAAAAAAAATACTGAAGGGAGATAA